The Deltaproteobacteria bacterium genomic interval ATTGCCTCTCTGCCGCGGGATGTCGCACTCTATCTGGAGGGGTATTATGAAGGAGATCCCTTCAAGGCCAGGCCGGTGAAGTTCAGCGATATTGTCTTCGGCAAACCGATCTACATCCCTTACGGAAAGTATGTGATGGATGTGAGGCGGAATCGCCAGCTGGGGGTTTCCCAGACCTTTCTGGATGAGGTGGTTTACCGGAGGGAATTTGTCATCTCCCCGGAGGCCAGCAACTATACGGTATCGATTGCAGACGCCGACCTGACACTCTTCCCGGTAGAGATTGCCTCCGTGCCCTCCGGCGCCGAGGTCTACTTTGACGATAAAAAAGTCGGTGAGACGCCGTATCAGGGGAGTTTTCCTGTTGGTGAACATGCGATGGTTCTCAAAAAAGAGGGGTATTTTGACTACGCCCAGATGGTCAAGATGCCGGTTAATACCCCTTACGCGGCGGAGGTCAAACTTCAGACCTCGGCGGCCGGGGAGATGATCAACCTGGCGGGCGACAAGATCAGGGAGGGGCGGTATCAGGAGGCGCAAGACGCCCTTGTTGAGGGGTTGAAGAGGGCGCCGGCCCCGCGGGAGATTGCCCAGATCAACTATCTCCTGGGGCTGACCTTTTTCCGGACGAACCAATACCCCGAGGCGGTCGGTTACTTCAATCAGGCGATCGGCCATGATGATTTCAAGTACCGGGCCCGGTTAGGGATAGCGAACGTGGCGTTGGCCCAGGGGGAGAGGATCCAGGCGTTACAGCTCTTCATTGATGTCTTTATGGCCTCCGAGGACCCTGCCGTTCGTTCGGAGGCGGCCCGCCTGTTCCAACAGATCAGCCCCTTGAAGTCGGTTCTTTTTATCGCCTCCGACCCGCCGGGGGCCAAGGTTTTGGCCAATACCACGGAGGTGGCCCAACCGGCGCCGGTGATCCTCCACGACTTGGGGGTCGGGACCTACCGGATCACGATTAGAAAAGAAGGGTATCTTCCTGAGGAGATCAAGATAAACCTGGGGGTCAGTGAATTCAAGCCGGTGATCGCCAAATTAAAACCGGTGAAATAGAAAGCGGATGGGGCGACGTGAACCTACTATTAATTTGACGGCTGGACCAAAGTTTGCTAAAGTTTCTAAGGTGTTAGACCCAATTTATGGCGAATAACCCGCTGGCCGGTTTTAATGTCAGTTACCCCGCAATAGAGAAGCTTATCGATACGGAGGAGTTTGCCACGGTCAATAAAAACTTTGGTGCCGCCTACTCCGAGCTTGAGAAAATCACCAAGCAAAAAGGGGGGTTAGGCAAGGTCAAACAGGCCCGGAAAGGGATGAAGGCCCTTGAAAAGGTGATGGACCTGTTGGCCGAACTCCTCAAGCTCAAATACCGGTTGATGGCCTCCCAGGAGGGGGTTTCCAGCAAGGAGAAAGGGACTGGGGTGTCTTCTCCCCCCAAGGGTGGGAATAAAAAGTAAGGGGGGACGAAACTCCACAGGGGGACCGGTCCGATAATCAGGGTAGAGGGATTAAATAAAAGGAGTCACCTATGATTACTTCCATTGACCCGTCACAGATTAGGCAAGAGGCGCGGGCTGTCGATATGCCGAGCACCGGGATGAGTACCTTCTCGACGGTGATGGCCTCCTCAGCCCCGACGGCAGGCGCCTCGCTCAGTGTGGCCGGGCAGAACAAGAGTGCCGCGGTGACCTCCGCCGCGATCAGCGGTGTCTCCGGGGCGACGGCAACCAATGGGTATATGACCCCTTTTGGTAGTCCGGCAGCGATGCCTGTCAGCTCTCCATTCCAGGGTGGTTTACCGACGGGGGGTGGCAGTGGTGCGGCGGGCGGCGTGCTTCCTCCAGGGGCGAATACCTCTTTAATGCAGGGCGGTGCCGGAGACGTTTCCTACCTCCAGAACCTGGATATCATCGGCCGGATGAGAGACACCAACATGCAGATGCTGGTCTTGCAATCCGATGTGCAAAATGTGAACCGTGAATTCTCGACCCTTTCGAACGTCTTGAAGAGTAAGCATGATACGGAGATGAACTCGGTTCGAAACATCCGGGTAGCGTAAAATGTCGGCAAAGGGCCATCTACTTTGTTGGTTGCTTCGACAGCTCCTCGACGTACCTTTCAGTACGCCTGCGTCGCGTCTTCAGCAACCTGCCTCGTATCTGGCGCCTTTTCCAACATTTTAGAAATTTATGGTCAATATCGAACGCGACGATTTAATTGTGATGATGGAATCGGGGTATATCTATCTCGGGATGGGGCGGTTTGTTGAAGCCCGCGAGGTCTTCGAAGGAGTTTCTGTCCTTGCCCCGGAGAGTGAGGTCCCCCACGTGGCTATCGGGAGTGCCTATTTTGCGGAAGGGAAATTCGACAAGGCGATCCAGTGCTACAAGAAAGCCCTCGGTCTGAAGCCGGATAGTTCCTTTGCCCACTCTTATATGGGGGAGGCCCTTTTCTTTAAGGGGAGAAAAGAGGAGGCGATGGATGAGCTTAAAAAGGCGGCCTCTTTGGATCCGGAAGGGAAATCAGGCGGTTTTGCCCAGGCCCTGCTGGATGCGGTCCAAAAGGGGTTTCAACCTTCCTTCAAGGGTGATTCACCCAGGGGTGAGTCACCCAAGCCGGAGACGAACGTTTCCCGGAGTTAGCGGATGATATGCAAAGGCTCCTTTTAGGATTTCTTGTTGTTTTCTTTCTGGCCGCTTGTGCCGATGCCGACCTGCACCATAATTTGATGGAAGTGGATGCCGACGAGATCCTGGTCATCCTTCAGCGGAATGGGATCCAGGCCAAGAAGGAAAAGGAGATCTCCGGGCAGGATGTCAGCTGGAAAATTGTGGTTCCCGCCAATACGATTGCCGAGGCGAGGAAACTTCTGGTTCAGAATAACCTCCCCAGACGCCGTGAGTTGGGCCTCTCCGGGGTTTACAAGGAAAAGGGGCTTGTTCCGACACCGGATGAGCAAAGGGCCCGGTTTTTGCTGGCCCTCAAGGGAGAAATCATCAATTCCCTCCGCAAGATTCCGGGCGTGGTCGATTCTGATGTCGTCTTGAATATCCCAACGGAAAATGAATTTTCACTGATGGAAGGGGAGAAGAAACGGCCGACCGCCTCGGTGATCGTCCGGACCTACCCCGGGGAGCAGGCCGGTATCCTGACGGAGGGAAAGGTCCAGCGTTTTGTTGCCAATTCAATCCCCAACATGGATCCCAACGATGTTGCCGTTATTGTGACCCAGGCCCCGATGGGGGCCGGGGAGTCGGCTGTTGCCGGTAGTCCGGTCCCTTCAGTCCCTGGGGCGGCCCCTGTCCGGAATGAAAAGGAGGGGGTGAATTACTCTTGGGCCCATATCGCCGGCCTTCGGATGGATGAAGCTTCAGCCGCCCGGTTCAAGATTTATGCCTTGATCAGCTTGTTTGCCCTGATGATTCTTTCGCTATCTCTGATTATCAATGTCGTCCGGGTCAACCGGCTGAAACAGAAGGCCCAGACGGCTACGGTGACCGCTGTTCCCTTGGAGGCCCCGAGGGGTGGGGCCCAGGGGTTCCTCCCTGGCGGCGGAGGGGGGGCGGCAAGGTCGGCGTCAACAAACCAACAGACGGCGAAACTGGGGTAGGGGTGTTGACCGATAATAGCATTGAAAGGATCTCGTTAATTTTATGAACCTCTCAGGGATTGATCCAAACCGGTTAAAATTTGAGTCCAAGGTCCATGATGCCTCTCCCCCTCCGCCGCGGAAAGGGTTTTTTGGGAGTCTGATCCGGGGTCTGGGGGCGATTGCGTCCCCTGTCGGTTTTGCCGCGGCCCCGTTTTTTCCACCGGCGGCGATTGCCGGTTTTGGGGGTGCCGGGCTGTACACCATGGGAAGTATGGCCCAGCAGAGACGTGTGGAGAAACAATATCTCCAAAATAACCCGCCACAGCCGATGGCTCCACAATTTCCCGGTTTTTCAGGCGGGGCCGCTCCGGCCTCCTATACGGGGGTCAGTTATCTGGCGCGGCCTGTTTCTACGGGGGGTGTGGTTGGATCCGGGGGACCGGCAGCGGGTGGTATTGATACGGAGGCGATGTCTGTCTTGAATTTAAAACAGGATACGATGAACGTCATGGCTCAACACCCGGAGGGGATGATCCGATGATCAAAACGGGAGGAAGTTTACCACCGCTTCGGATTATAGAAGGAGGGGCAGGGAATGTCTACGGTGAATCCTCCTCTTCCCCTGCGGTAATTCCCGATACCGGTGCCCAGAAGAGTGAGATTGTCAGGCTTGCCGGTCGAGGGCTTGGAGATCTGGTCCGGGGGATTCGTGATGATATGAGAGCGGCCGCCTCCTTTGAGATAGGCCCCCCCCCGGGCGTCGAAGAGAAAACCCCCCCGCTTTTGGCCCAACTGGCGAACCAGCTCGATGGGGTGGCCCACCAGATGGAAAACGGTGGTATCAACACGGTTAGTAGCTGAGGACTCAAGACCCCAAAAAACCGCCTCTATCCCCTAGTAAGAGACGCCTCCGTTTCTGATCGAATTAAAAATCAATTAATATCAATTAGTTATTCGCTAAGAGCTAACGATAAAACTGGCATAGATCCTGCAATAAGATCCTGTGAAGGGTGATTCACCCAAGGGTGATTCACCCGAGGGGGTAACATGACTTTAAAGGCCCAAGAAGAGGGTTCCCAAAAACCGGAGGCCAAAAAACCTCTGACGAAGAAAGAGCAGAAGGAGCTCGAAAAGCGAGACCGGTTGATCGAGCAATATCTCCCTTACGCCTCTTTTATTGCCGGTCGTGTCATCCAGACCCTTTCTTCCTCCGTCGATTTTGACGATGTCATGTGCAATGCCCGGCTTGGACTGCTGGAGGCGGCCAAACGGTTTGACCCGACCCTCAATATTGATTTTAAGACCTTTGCCTATTACCGGATCAAAGGGGCGATCTACGACGGTTTGCGAAAAACCGGTTGGATCCCCCGTTCTCTTTACGCAAAAATTAAATTTGAACAGGCCTCCAACGAATACCTGCAATACATGACGGAGAAAGCGACAGCGACAGGAAAGCCGATTCCCGAGGAAGAGGTCAGAGAGCTTTATGACACAGTCAATTCACTCGCCTCTATTTATGTCATCTCGCTCGATGCCTCTGAGGATATGGAGGTGGAGGATAAGAAGGCCCAGGACGTGGAACAGAGCGCCGAATTTCAGCAAGTTAAAAGACATATGAAGGAGGCGATTGAATCGCTTCCTGAGAAGGAACGCCGGCTGATCAAGATGTATTACTTTCAAAACAAGACCCTGAAAGAGGCGGGGGAAAAGATCGGGCTCTCCAAGTCATGGACCTCCCGCCTTCATGCCCGTGCCCTGGAACTGCTCTATAGAAAGATTAATCTGAAAGTGAGATCGGACAAAACGCCGGCCGATAAGTCGGTGCCAGAGCGATCCGCTCAAGAGCAATCCGCCCAGGGGCGGTCCGCCCAAGGGGGAGGGAGTGGTCAATGAGTGAAACCGGCAAGACAACCAGCGCGGCAACCCAGGGGTTAGACAAACTGGTCAACCAGATCCTGCCAAAGAATGCCGAGGGTCCGATCAGCGGGGCCACCGGTCCTTCAGGGAAGGATGTCCTCCTCTTTTCCCAAGTCCTGGAACAGAACCAGAAGATGAGTACCGAACTTGTCCAGAGTATGGGACTGGGTCAGGAAAATATGCCGACGATCAAGTCGGTTGAGGCAACCGAGGTCCAGCTCGACCCTTCCCAAATTCAGCCGGATCAGCAGATCCAGAGTAACGGGAAGGTTGGCGATATTTTGGCGGAGGTGAACCGGGGTCAGCTCCAGATGGAGGGGATCATGGAGATTGCGATGTCGGGACGCCGTTTCAGCCCTTCCGAACTCCTGGCGATGCAGGCCGGGGTCTATCAGATTGCCCAAGAAATGGAGTTGACGAGCAAGGTTTTTGAGCAGGTGAACACGGCTCATAAGACCCTCTGGAATACAAACTTCCAGGGGTGATTCACCCAAGGGTAATTTAAGGAGACTTAAAGATGTCGTTATCGGAAAAACAATTGATGCTGGCTTACGTGGCCTACCAGAAGGAAGGAGACAAGGCGCTGGAGCTTTTCCGCTTTGCCTCTCCTGAGACTGAAAAACTCCTGACACCGGAAGTCATAAAGTGGGTTCAGGCGGGTGAGGCGGTAACGGCTGAAGAGGTGGTCAAGAAGATGGCCGGGTTTAGGGCCAAAAGGAGGTTGTCGGTCTTGAGGGATATCCACCCCGGCTGGATCTTGGAGAAATTGAAAGGGGAGTCGCCTCGGATGCTTGGGGCCCTCTGCCGCTATCTCCCCAGTGACAAGGTGGCCTACCTCTTGGCCAATATCGATCCTGAGGTACGGAAATCTCTCCCCAAGATGGGGCAGGCGTTTCTTATCCCGGAAGAGTTATCAGAGCGATTGAAAGAAATTCTAGAATCCCGTTTTGTGGTGGTCCAGCCAGAGAAACAGAGCCGGTTTTCATTCCAGCACCTGGCCTCAGTTTCCAGTAGTGATCTTTACCGTCTCTTTTGGGATCTGGGGCAGGAAGAGTGCCGCAAGCTCTTTCAGGGGGCCTCCTCGAAGGTTTTGACCTTTCTTTTTTCCCGTCTCTCCGCCGACGATGCCCGTGAGCTAAAACGGAGGATGAAAGAGGGAGGGGTTGTCGATCCGGAGACGAGAAAGCAGGCCCAGATGGCGCTAATTGCCCTTCCGCTGGAGACAGCGGCCCCGGAAGATTTTTTCACGGAGATCGGTTTTTCCGTGGTAGCCAGGTCAGTGACCCGGCAGGAATTGGACTGGTCCGAGGCGTTGGTTCAGAAGATGCCTCCCCGACAAGGGTATCTTCTGAAGAGGATGATCCTGGAGGCATTCGGTGATACCTCATCTGGAGCGTCTGATGAGAAGAGAAAAGAACTCCAAGATCAGGTTATTTCACGATTTGCCCGGCTGGCGCAAAAAGCGAAGGTTGATCACTATTGGGTGAACCACCCTTGGAGAAATTCATCGGACTGGGAAGAGACGAGGATTCTTAAGGAGGACGCGGCATGACCAAAATTATCAAGGGGAACGATCTGGAAAAAGAATTAGGGCCGACCAAGGCGATCGATTGTGTCGGACCCTCCGGGGGAACCGGTTTGGATCGATTGGGATCGGTCCTCAAGAAGGGGGTTTTCGAGGCGGAGTCGCAGGCGGTCCGTCTCCTTGCCGAGGCCTCGGTCGAGGCCCACAAGGTTCAGGAGCGGGTTGGTCAGATCCTGGCCCAAGCTGAAAGGGACTATGAATCGGAGAAGAAGCGGGGATATGAAGAAGGGCATCAGGAAGGGTTGGCCCAAGTGACGGAGACCCTGGCCCGTGCCGAGGCTACGCATGAAAAATTGCTCTCGCAGTCTGAAGGGGAAATTGTTACACTGGTAAACGCCATTGTTGGTAAAATTCTTGGCAGGGAGGTGGCCAAGGGGGCTGTGGTGGGTGTGGTTCGCCAGGCGATTTCCCAGATTATCGGAGAGAAAATCGTTGTTCGTGTCAATCCTGAGGACCTCCGTTTCCTCAGGGCCAAGGAGGGTGAGTTGATGGGCCTCCTTGACAAGACACAGTCTCTTTCCTTCCGGGAAGATCCCCTGATTGCCGCTGGCGGTTGCGTCGTCGATTCCGAGACAGGAACGGTCGATGCCCAGCTACCGAACCAGATCGCCGCCATCAAAAAGGCCCTCGGCTTGTAAATCCGTATATGGGCGTCATTGATTTCGATAAATTTCACAAGGACCTTTCCAAAGTCTC includes:
- a CDS encoding sigma-70 family RNA polymerase sigma factor, yielding MTLKAQEEGSQKPEAKKPLTKKEQKELEKRDRLIEQYLPYASFIAGRVIQTLSSSVDFDDVMCNARLGLLEAAKRFDPTLNIDFKTFAYYRIKGAIYDGLRKTGWIPRSLYAKIKFEQASNEYLQYMTEKATATGKPIPEEEVRELYDTVNSLASIYVISLDASEDMEVEDKKAQDVEQSAEFQQVKRHMKEAIESLPEKERRLIKMYYFQNKTLKEAGEKIGLSKSWTSRLHARALELLYRKINLKVRSDKTPADKSVPERSAQEQSAQGRSAQGGGSGQ
- a CDS encoding tetratricopeptide repeat protein, which produces MMMESGYIYLGMGRFVEAREVFEGVSVLAPESEVPHVAIGSAYFAEGKFDKAIQCYKKALGLKPDSSFAHSYMGEALFFKGRKEEAMDELKKAASLDPEGKSGGFAQALLDAVQKGFQPSFKGDSPRGESPKPETNVSRS
- a CDS encoding PEGA domain-containing protein — protein: MADERDEKTDVHFKAESAPSPSSEAAYPCLEIISGPRSGTRFSLKQGMTSLGRSSENDVVMDDSSVSRRHAEIEIAGPRMTIRDAGSRNGIKVGGQKIEQPVELGHEGRVKIGIFELRLLTGPAGPATPSPPQQTPDAGAAEFPEPGGGVENFNEPLSESPLGESPFSESPLPRESLSPKKKKWIIYLLLLLLIGGGSFAIYQYLLPKIIPPLPELVQKGEGGPVEEGKMGQAPATGARTEATVPIFLDFTSTPLPAEVFFGDQSVGMTPLRLQQTLQTSRIYEVRAVYRLAEMGETLEAKLQFSPPPGVQVLTIPFVGRVGLFKIASLPRDVALYLEGYYEGDPFKARPVKFSDIVFGKPIYIPYGKYVMDVRRNRQLGVSQTFLDEVVYRREFVISPEASNYTVSIADADLTLFPVEIASVPSGAEVYFDDKKVGETPYQGSFPVGEHAMVLKKEGYFDYAQMVKMPVNTPYAAEVKLQTSAAGEMINLAGDKIREGRYQEAQDALVEGLKRAPAPREIAQINYLLGLTFFRTNQYPEAVGYFNQAIGHDDFKYRARLGIANVALAQGERIQALQLFIDVFMASEDPAVRSEAARLFQQISPLKSVLFIASDPPGAKVLANTTEVAQPAPVILHDLGVGTYRITIRKEGYLPEEIKINLGVSEFKPVIAKLKPVK